AATATACAGTTGCTACTAAATGTTTAAAAGGACGGGATTTTGATGAAAACACAATTGAAGGATATAGAGCCGAGGCTAAATGAGATATTTGACTACTTACATGCTAATCCGGAGATTGCTTGGCAAGAATATAATACGACAACTTATATCACCAATCTTTTAAAGCAAGAAGGCTATGAGGTGCATACCTTTTCAAATAGCACAGGATTGTATGTAGAAATTGGTCATGGTAAACCAGTTATTGGTTTACGTACAGATATGGATGCATTATTGCAAGAAGTGGATGGGGAAATGCGGGCAAATCATTCTTGTGGACATGATGGGCATATGACTATGATTATAGGTGTGCTTTTAATGATCAAAAAACTGAAAACACAATTTAAGGGTACTTTACGAGTATTATTCCAACCAGCTGAAGAAAAAGGAGAAGGTGCACTATCATTTGTAGAAAGAGGTCTTATAGATGATATCGATTATTTGTTTGGTGTTCATTTAAGACCTATTCAAGAACTTAAGGATGGTACATTTTCTCCAGCTTTACATCATGGTGCATCAATGATGATTGCTGCCGAAATATATGGAGTAGAAGCACATGCAGCTAGACCGCATTTGGGTAAAAATGCGATTGAAATTGGTAGTAGCTTAGTTGAATCATTGAAATCAATTCATATTGACACGATGATTCCTTATTCAGTTAAAGTAACAAAATTTCATTCAGGAGGAGAAGCAGGGAATATTATTCCTGGAAAAGCTTTTATTAATCTAGATGTGAGGGCTCAGACCAACGAAGGAATGAAAGTGTTAGTGGAGGACATTCATCGGATAGTTGAAGCAGTGAGTACTTTATATGATGCGAAAATTGTTTTAAAAGTTTTGACGGATATTGCTGCAGCAAAAGTGGATGAGGATGCTCAGGAAATTTTAGAACATGCCATTATTCAGTCAGTCGGCCTGAAAAAAGTACGACCACCTCTTTTTACACCAGGAGGGGAG
This window of the Rummeliibacillus pycnus genome carries:
- a CDS encoding M20 peptidase aminoacylase family protein — its product is MKTQLKDIEPRLNEIFDYLHANPEIAWQEYNTTTYITNLLKQEGYEVHTFSNSTGLYVEIGHGKPVIGLRTDMDALLQEVDGEMRANHSCGHDGHMTMIIGVLLMIKKLKTQFKGTLRVLFQPAEEKGEGALSFVERGLIDDIDYLFGVHLRPIQELKDGTFSPALHHGASMMIAAEIYGVEAHAARPHLGKNAIEIGSSLVESLKSIHIDTMIPYSVKVTKFHSGGEAGNIIPGKAFINLDVRAQTNEGMKVLVEDIHRIVEAVSTLYDAKIVLKVLTDIAAAKVDEDAQEILEHAIIQSVGLKKVRPPLFTPGGEDFHFYTKQRPDVKTTMLGVGCGLTPGLHHPNMTFNRKQLITGVEILTRTVLCAFEYVKLKQETTQ